The following are encoded together in the Bactrocera neohumeralis isolate Rockhampton chromosome 6, APGP_CSIRO_Bneo_wtdbg2-racon-allhic-juicebox.fasta_v2, whole genome shotgun sequence genome:
- the LOC126761952 gene encoding techylectin-5B isoform X2 encodes MHFSSIFLAALLAVQLSDRALCQQLPPQKFQTHPTRMNVTNWNHRRYRTSAAAERSDEIANNCKDLLTNLHDRVSVLATLDEDLRRRLENIENKMGQFETNNMGRLDSLAVQQTDFLKRLDTLDYMERQTKRNIDELKAIVLRTARETTDRLPQMLSNDVKLDSLGTLLLSTRSAVNELNNQLESNINKLSNMVARGFKHARRNNRQPTNFYDTRQPTEPLVTSCAQDVPTSNGILRLQLTPESDPFYVRCDDELFGGGWTLIQNRFNGKLNFYRGWLEYQTGFGNIGGEFFIGLDKLHALTSSAVHELLIMLQDFEGNSRYARYNLFAIGNEKEDYALNLLGEYEGDAGDSLTYHAGSKFSTFDNDNDGCVDCSCAQSRNGAWWYNWCDMSNLNGKYFEENYNNTPLYQGMYWDGFRGPSYSLRAVRMMIRPVNTDGDLQSK; translated from the exons CGTTACCGCACATCAGCTGCTGCAGAGAGATCCGATGAAATAGCCAATAATTGTAAGGATCTTCTCACAAATCTACATGATCGTGTAAGCGTTTTAGCAACACTGGATGAGGATCTGCGCAGGCGtttggaaaatattgaaaacaa GATGGGTCAATTCGAAACAAATAACATGGGTCGATTAGATTCCTTGGCTGTACAGCAAACCGACTTCCTCAAGCGGCTCGACACTCTCGACTACATGGAACGCCAGACGAAGCGCAACATTGATGAATTGAAAG CAATCGTTTTGCGTACTGCACGGGAGACCACTGACCGCCTGCCACAGATGCTCTCAAATGATGTCAAACTTGATTCTTTGGGCACTTTATTGCTTTCGACGCGCTCAGCTGTCAACGAATTAAATAACCAACTCGAATcgaatattaataaattgtCAAA CATGGTGGCACGCGGCTTTAAACATGCGCGACGCAACAATCGTCAACCGACAAATTTCTACGACACCCGACAGCCGACAGAGCCACTCGTCACCAGCTGTGCACAAGACGTTCCAACGTCCAATGGTATTTTGCGTCTGCAACTCACACCCGAATCAGATCCCTTCTATGTACGTTGCGATGATGAGCTGTTTGGTGGCGGCTGGACTCTTATACAGAATCGTTTCAATGGTAAATTGAACTTCTATCGCGGCTGGCTCGAGTACCAAACCGGATTCGGCAATATAGGTGGCGAGTTTTTCATCGGCCTTGATAAGCTACACGCTCTCACTTCGTCAGCGGTGCATGAGCTTTTGATTATGTTGCAGGATTTCGAAGGCAATTCCCGTTATGCACgttataatttatttgccaTCGGCAACGAGAAGGAGGACTATGCGCTCAATTTGTTGG GAGAATATGAAGGTGATGCTGGCGACTCTTTGACCTATCATGCTGGCAGCAAATTCTCCACCTTCGACAATGACAATGACGGTTGTGTAGATTGTAGTTGTGCTCAGTCGCGAAACGGTGCTTGGTGGTACAACTGGTGTGACATGAG CAACTTGAATGGCAAATATTTCGAggaaaactacaacaacactcCTTTGTATCAAGGCATGTATTGGGATGGATTTAGGGGACCCTCTTATTCATTGAGGGCTGTGCGCATGATGATACGTCCAGTGAACACTGACGGTGATTTGCAGAGCAAGTAG
- the LOC126761952 gene encoding angiopoietin-related protein 7 isoform X1, with the protein MHFSSIFLAALLAVQLSDRALCQQLPPQKFQTHPTRMNVTNWNHRRYRTSAAAERSDEIANNCKDLLTNLHDRVSVLATLDEDLRRRLENIENKMGQFETNNMGRLDSLAVQQTDFLKRLDTLDYMERQTKRNIDELKGDLNQERKKEEAIVLRTARETTDRLPQMLSNDVKLDSLGTLLLSTRSAVNELNNQLESNINKLSNMVARGFKHARRNNRQPTNFYDTRQPTEPLVTSCAQDVPTSNGILRLQLTPESDPFYVRCDDELFGGGWTLIQNRFNGKLNFYRGWLEYQTGFGNIGGEFFIGLDKLHALTSSAVHELLIMLQDFEGNSRYARYNLFAIGNEKEDYALNLLGEYEGDAGDSLTYHAGSKFSTFDNDNDGCVDCSCAQSRNGAWWYNWCDMSNLNGKYFEENYNNTPLYQGMYWDGFRGPSYSLRAVRMMIRPVNTDGDLQSK; encoded by the exons CGTTACCGCACATCAGCTGCTGCAGAGAGATCCGATGAAATAGCCAATAATTGTAAGGATCTTCTCACAAATCTACATGATCGTGTAAGCGTTTTAGCAACACTGGATGAGGATCTGCGCAGGCGtttggaaaatattgaaaacaa GATGGGTCAATTCGAAACAAATAACATGGGTCGATTAGATTCCTTGGCTGTACAGCAAACCGACTTCCTCAAGCGGCTCGACACTCTCGACTACATGGAACGCCAGACGAAGCGCAACATTGATGAATTGAAAGGTGACTTGAACCAAGAGAGAAAAAAGGAAGAAG CAATCGTTTTGCGTACTGCACGGGAGACCACTGACCGCCTGCCACAGATGCTCTCAAATGATGTCAAACTTGATTCTTTGGGCACTTTATTGCTTTCGACGCGCTCAGCTGTCAACGAATTAAATAACCAACTCGAATcgaatattaataaattgtCAAA CATGGTGGCACGCGGCTTTAAACATGCGCGACGCAACAATCGTCAACCGACAAATTTCTACGACACCCGACAGCCGACAGAGCCACTCGTCACCAGCTGTGCACAAGACGTTCCAACGTCCAATGGTATTTTGCGTCTGCAACTCACACCCGAATCAGATCCCTTCTATGTACGTTGCGATGATGAGCTGTTTGGTGGCGGCTGGACTCTTATACAGAATCGTTTCAATGGTAAATTGAACTTCTATCGCGGCTGGCTCGAGTACCAAACCGGATTCGGCAATATAGGTGGCGAGTTTTTCATCGGCCTTGATAAGCTACACGCTCTCACTTCGTCAGCGGTGCATGAGCTTTTGATTATGTTGCAGGATTTCGAAGGCAATTCCCGTTATGCACgttataatttatttgccaTCGGCAACGAGAAGGAGGACTATGCGCTCAATTTGTTGG GAGAATATGAAGGTGATGCTGGCGACTCTTTGACCTATCATGCTGGCAGCAAATTCTCCACCTTCGACAATGACAATGACGGTTGTGTAGATTGTAGTTGTGCTCAGTCGCGAAACGGTGCTTGGTGGTACAACTGGTGTGACATGAG CAACTTGAATGGCAAATATTTCGAggaaaactacaacaacactcCTTTGTATCAAGGCATGTATTGGGATGGATTTAGGGGACCCTCTTATTCATTGAGGGCTGTGCGCATGATGATACGTCCAGTGAACACTGACGGTGATTTGCAGAGCAAGTAG